The bacterium HR11 genome includes a region encoding these proteins:
- the hcrB gene encoding 4-hydroxybenzoyl-CoA reductase subunit beta, translating to MGVWYMPPFELVQPRDLDGALRHLADWAADTKILAGGTDLLPSMRQRLFEPRYLLAVGRLSELRGIAWEGDWVRIGAAETLNAVAAHPQLVSAFPALTEAAAAVAAYNIRNMGTLGGNVCLDTRCHWYNQSYFWRKGIGFCLKKDGTVCHVAPGGRQCWAAYSGDTAAALMALEAQLRLVAPTGERLVPIRAFFLNDGQRRFVLRPDEVLTEVRIPRWMAGYQGRYFKYRIRQAVDYPLVGVAVLVRTSGPRVLDVRVGLTAVNPMPRYFDVPSEWLEEPPDVWVERVVEAVARLARPLKTSLLVGPAYRQHLVRVFVRRGLRSLLALSAAA from the coding sequence ATGGGCGTCTGGTACATGCCGCCGTTCGAGCTCGTCCAGCCCCGGGACCTGGACGGGGCCTTGAGGCACCTGGCCGACTGGGCGGCTGACACGAAAATCCTGGCCGGCGGGACGGACCTCCTGCCCAGCATGCGTCAACGGCTGTTCGAGCCCCGGTACCTCCTGGCCGTCGGGCGTCTGTCCGAACTCCGGGGCATCGCCTGGGAGGGCGACTGGGTCCGCATCGGGGCCGCCGAGACCCTCAACGCCGTGGCCGCCCACCCTCAGCTCGTCTCGGCCTTTCCGGCCCTGACCGAGGCGGCCGCCGCCGTCGCCGCTTACAACATCCGGAACATGGGGACTCTCGGGGGCAACGTGTGTCTCGACACGCGGTGCCACTGGTACAACCAGTCGTACTTCTGGCGGAAGGGCATCGGGTTCTGCTTGAAGAAGGACGGGACCGTGTGCCACGTGGCTCCGGGCGGACGGCAATGCTGGGCCGCCTATTCGGGCGACACGGCGGCCGCCCTGATGGCCCTCGAGGCTCAGCTTCGGCTCGTCGCCCCGACCGGCGAGCGCCTCGTCCCGATTCGGGCATTCTTCCTAAACGACGGCCAACGGCGTTTTGTCTTACGGCCCGACGAAGTCCTCACGGAGGTCCGCATCCCCCGATGGATGGCCGGATACCAGGGCCGTTACTTTAAGTACCGCATCCGGCAAGCCGTGGACTATCCCCTGGTCGGCGTCGCCGTCCTGGTCCGGACGTCGGGGCCTCGCGTCCTGGACGTCCGCGTCGGTCTGACGGCCGTGAACCCCATGCCCCGATACTTCGACGTCCCGAGTGAATGGCTCGAGGAACCCCCGGACGTCTGGGTCGAACGGGTCGTCGAGGCCGTCGCCCGGTTGGCCCGCCCCCTGAAGACGAGCCTGCTCGTCGGTCCGGCCTACCGTCAGCACCTGGTCCGGGTCTTCGTCCGGCGGGGCCTCCGGTCCCTCCTGGCGCTCTCTGCGGCGGCGTAG